TTAGGAACGCCATTGTTTTTCCAATTAGTTAGCACTATCTAATTAGTTTACAGCTCTAGGCTGCTTATGGATTATCATTGATATGACTTTCCCTTAAGACTGAAAAAAGAGTTTAACTAATCATTTTTTCAGGAAACAAACTTGCCCTCCGCAAGCATGTCTGGATTTCAGACGGACTTTTGGGAAATGCAGAATATCAAGTTCGTTAGAGAATTGGAGGAATTGGTGGTAGATCTTGTTGGAGGGGATAATGAACAAGAGTTTGCCGCGTATATACTCAACAATGCTCTGAAGCTGAAGAAATTACACATTTTCTCTGGAAATTCCACACCATTAGTGCGAATGGGATTTTAGTGACTTGTAGGAATTTAATTCTTAGCGAATAAGTCTCAAATTTTGATCATCTAGAACTTCGTACAAGGTTACTTTTGTATTACGTAACCACATTGCAGCAACATCTCTACTTTTCAGTAGAGAACTTTTGAGTTTTGAAGCAGAAGTGTTTGATAGAATGCCCATTACAAATTGATTCTCACTTGTTGCTTCTTAAATTTTCCATTAGCTTGTTTTATGCATAGCCTTTCGACCTCATGAACTGAGTTAACTTGCTAAAATCAAGATGACTCGAGGCGAAACGAAAAACGACCGACTCTAATAATTTTACTCGCTAGACTTGAGATGAGTTGAGGCGAGACGAAAAACGAACGGATCCTAATAGGTTCTGTCTTACTCGCTAAACTCGAGACGAGTCGATAAAAGAACAGACACTAATAGGTTCTGTCTTGGTTTGATCAGGCCCATATATGTCTGCCTGGTGACTTATTTGAATGCAACACACATACAAAACCAAAAATTAAGCATGGAATTCAAGAAGAATTTAAAAGAAGTAAAACTTCCTTTCTTGTTAATAGACTATTCATGTCACCAATATCTCTCCTTTCCATATGAACTTGATAATTGTAATTAATGGAGTAAGCTTTGGAGGGAGGTATGATGACGACGAGATTGAGAAGCCATGGCCAACTCAAATTGCTTTAAAGAAAAAGAAGGTATTGACATTATTTCTGGAGATTTAAGTTATCATCCCAACCTTTTACAAAATTATCATTAATCGTCGTCGTTGTTCCGTCAAGTCCTATGTGTGTTACGTGCTTCACGTCCGTTGGAAATCCTATTTCCAtctctacttcttcttcttcttcatccctcACATCATTTTCCTCGTAAACTGAAAAAAACATGCACTACATATATCAAATTAAGAAGCTCAAATAACATAAAAAAGCTAAGTTTTTCTAACATAATAGTAACAAATATGTACTGAGAAAATCATACTTTATGTTTCTCTTAGATAACGTTCACGATAAACATACCCCTCCTCTTTCGGATCCGAGATTTATATATCCCTCTTGTGCTATTGGGACATATTTCTTTAACATAACGATCCAACATGAGTATAAATCTTGGATTTGAAAGAGGAGTGGTATCTTTCTCGATCGTGATTGCTATCTAACATGGACATAAAATACAATAATCTATTAATTTAGAGCTTACCAAATATGTGAGAAATACTTTTAATGCTCCTTAGTAGTCTTTGTATGCCTCCACTTATATTGGGAAACCTCATAGTCTTCTTCATTTTCACTTCTTC
The Rutidosis leptorrhynchoides isolate AG116_Rl617_1_P2 unplaced genomic scaffold, CSIRO_AGI_Rlap_v1 contig31, whole genome shotgun sequence DNA segment above includes these coding regions:
- the LOC139882795 gene encoding CRIB domain-containing protein RIC4-like; translation: MERFVNVLPFSFGCASQSSVEVVDASSDRHPPTKIKSTETKHSSTSREEGEEVKMKKTMRFPNISGGIQRLLRSIKSISHIFVYEENDVRDEEEEEVEMEIGFPTDVKHVTHIGLDGTTTTINDNFVKGWDDNLNLQK